The stretch of DNA AGTAGATCCCTCACCGATGACCTTCATCAACTACGCCGCTCGGGAGATCAACTGCAAGATCGTCTTCTACGGGCCCGGACTCGGCGGGAAAACGACGAACCTCCAGTACATCTACGACCGGACGAACTCGAACTCGAAGGGAAAGCTCATCTCGCTCGCGACCGAGACCGACCGGACGCTGTTCTTCGATTTCCTTCCGCTCGATCTCGGGACCGTCCGGGGCTTCCGGACCCGGTTCCACCTCTACACGGTGCCCGGCCAGGTCTTCTACGACGCAAGCCGAAAGCTGATCCTGAAGGGGGTCGACGGCGTCGTCTT from Thermoanaerobaculia bacterium encodes:
- a CDS encoding GTPase domain-containing protein; its protein translation is MTFINYAAREINCKIVFYGPGLGGKTTNLQYIYDRTNSNSKGKLISLATETDRTLFFDFLPLDLGTVRGFRTRFHLYTVPGQVFYDASRKLILKGVDGVVFVADSQRARAESNVESLQNLDKNLKEHGYDLATIPYVLQFNKRDLPTAMPADEMYQQLNVKGEPTFEAVAPQGVGVFETLKAVAKLVLLELKKK